GATTATaaagaaaagtaattatttatagaagtaTATACACcatgtgtacatatatttctttatattttacaacagAGCTCAACATTATAAAGTACGCAACAGAGGCACGCAGTCAGAGCAAGTCAAAGACAGGTCCATGTAAACATGCAATTTAACCGCGCACGGTTACGCATGTGCAGGGCGTCTACAGAATGaacataatattttgaaaactaCTACTGTATTTtagagtttaaataattattaagaattaacaAGATATgcaatgttacaattttaatcatgaaataaatttttattatgtttttgtatttacttgtctataattttttaacaatttggACTAAATGcttaatatatctttttaacactatatattatacatttcttaCTCATAAATAgaacattgtaattatattagaaatttatttataattaatacagattattttttgtgtgaataaaattttactttgtCGATTATATCATTAAGATACGAAactaatactaaaatattaattaacacttaAATGTTAATGTGAAATGATTACACAGTATATTACAGtagttattacaatataaatatctcttccacactgtataaaattaaaatatgttgttTATTATTCCCATGATGATAAAACTCATACTTCTATGCTAaactatgaaaatattgatacaaatttgtttaaactatCAAACATTTAATTGTACTATAAACACATACATAGGTAAACAACTATCTGAGCATTTCATCATATATTGACTTGTAATTTGttaatctaataaatacattGAGATTGGCAGCATGTTGATTATTTTTGAGAGTATCACTAAAATACAGCTATCAAggattcaaatatatatatagagagagagagagaaagagagagagagagagagagagagagagagagagagagaaagagaaattatgCTATTGTAATCGAATAAGATATTTCTCATAAACCCAAACCATGTACAATCCAAAGTTTTGTAATGAAGTTTGTAATTACAAAATCACCGAAATGAGAATTCAAAGTTTCTGTATGATAATATTCtgcttttctaaaatattttcgacgaagataataaatatacagaattacaaaacaaattaattacatatctGCAAGTACCGATTAATATACTTAgagtaattatttagtaaatattacattgtacTTCATTGTATTGTTTTCAACAAACATCACGTATTAATGCACAAACTTacatattaatacattatatatacgaatattccatattttgaaacatgaatttattatacaatatatttcacaTATTGAGATGATGCTTAATCCTCTTGAAATTAATCCATTTTAAGCTCATTTTTATCTGATAAATGGCAACCGTTAGTTACCCATAGCTCTTATAATATAGGATGAGTTGAAAGAGATTCACCTTCTTCAGTTTCTTCTAATTCGTTATCTGTACTTGAAGATAAATGTTCTCTCAGAACTAAAGAACGCATTTGTTCTAATACCTGATGTAAAGAATCTGATCTTTGCTCCATTCTATCGTTCAAAGGTGTAGCATCGCCACTAGCAGTTCCCCCTGCTGGTGTTTGTGGTGTGTTGCTAGGTGGTATCGGAGTGTTTGTGCCATCTCCAGtacctataaatataaatttataatgtttaagtaaataattatagaaatatacagctatgaatatatatactgtctctaaatattttcaaaattcataaatactGAGAACTACTGAAATATACCCATGTTGTCGCTAACAGGACTTGCAGGTCTCTCTGCTCCTCTTATTTCTCTAATAATGTCTTCATCCTGATTATTTAATCTTAAACCTGCCACTCCTTTTTTGGGAACATTATATAAATcgcgtttaatttttcttcttctggAAGGATCGTTTCTACGTAATTGAAGCATGGAACCAAAATCGGCGATATAAAGAAACCctgctattaataattcacaATTTCGTTTGCCTTGCTTATATGCAGTTTCTAATTCATGGCTTGTACGTTGATCATATTGCCACCATCCTGAAACAATGTAATTTGAAATCACACACGAATTACAAGTAGTTTTTTGGAAATTCTACCAATACATATAGATGTCAATAATGAGATATTTTCACTTGGGAATTTACAAAGAAAACTAGCTAATGTTCTGCGAGAAGAATGTTTTATTACGAAAATACATTAAGgctaaatatcaattttaataacatagtaataaaaatttgtacagtttttcataaagatcttacatgaaaatttatgtCAGTATACTATTATGTATTGTTTGGTACCTATTAAATAAGGGTTTAACTATCGCATATAAGCAATGAAtacaaaaagaattattttatgccAATTATGTTTCAAACAGTACAAGAATCATAGATGTGGGTTATTTTATTCCTGAAACACCTACACAAGGTGCATCTATCCTATCGCGTTTAATATAACGCTTTTGGCGTAAGTGTGAATACTTATTGGCGTAGTGATTCTTTCTATATTGACAATTCTTTTGAAAGTCAACTATATAAAGTGTATCACAAATCAAAATTTCACATTCGCTTCTACCAAGGTTGTACATAGTCTCCAAATCCTTGTTGGTCCTCGAATCGTATTTCCACCAACCTATGAAGGGATATGTTATAAACTTATCTTTGCTTTGTCATAGGTTTTAAACAAACAACAAAGTTTTCTACTCTTTttgtttaacatatttataatattcagtcTAGTTACAGCTTACTTTTATATTaggtatttattttacttatgcATAGAATATCTTTTGTCTGTTTGATGTTAtgaaatttctcttttctaagatttgtaaatgaaaataatttttataaaaatgaatacattACCATTTCTACCTTCATAAAACCAATGATACTCTTCTTCAGAACTATCTAATTCTTTATGAGCTTCTTCTACTTCTACTAATTGTGGTCTGTCTAGAAAATCAGGAGGAATTTCTTGACGACACATAGGACATCTTTTGCTTTGATTTGCAACACCTTTGACGCATAGGTAACAATATACGTGATTGCAAGGTAATTTTGCTGGATATATGCATGGCTGAAGGCAAACTGCACATTCTGGTATTATCGTTGAGCctgagaaaagaaatattaataaaatcatctaTATTACTCTTCACATTGTTTCATCAAAAATACCTTTCTGAAATACCTTTTAATAAGTCAACTTCACTTAGgaaattatatatgttatataaatgtatagaaatatataaagaatattaaaaattaaacatttttcaatatttccaatcatatttaaaatattcatagcAAATgttaacgattattattaaattaattatactattgtGCTAGATGATAAATACCTTCCTTTTCATCAGACTCTGTTTCCTTATCCTTAAGTGTACTGCCTGCTTTGTCTTGCGAGTTCAGTTTCGCTTGAGCCATAATTAAAGTTGCAATACAATTCTTTAATGAACAGAATAAAGAAACCGTATATAGAGATCAATATGCATCATGCCAATATACTGTCAGAAAGAGAATATTGgccataaattatttttcttgttatgACATACTATATACGTTGGAtgtatgtaaattttttattctgaaagtatattatataattcggTTCATTTGGGTAATCAATCgtgaatttcataaatttataagtTCTCTCACACCACTTTATGGTAGATAAACAAATAACACTATCGTAGACATGGAGAGGTACAGAAGAAACAATTTGCTTACGGGATCTTTTGATCCCATGGGatctgtaatatattatatgtgatACTAATGCTTTATAATATCTGTGATTTCGATCATTTAACTGAGTATGCACTGACAAGCACTACatactaaaaaaattaaatcaattcaGCAGAAAATAGACCCTAGAGCCATTATATATTTGAGagaatttaaatacatatgtatgcacATAATTCTTGTACTACAGTTTATGTACTACTTCTGCTTCTTTTCTTACACTCTAAGCTAGCGTGCACATCCCCACCGCTTTACTGTGCATCCAATCCACAATGGATCCTGCTTCAGCAGTAAATCGTCAACCTATCAGTACAAAAAGATTTCTATGTGAACCCTCGTTAACGAATCAAGTAGCGACATGAACGGGTGCAGAAATAAGACCCATTATGGTACTTCAGTTTTTGCACGATTTTTCTACTTCCCTTAACTTTTGCAAGCATCCCCGCTATTTCTACTCATATTCTCGTTAACGGAGCCCACTGTGATCGAAATGTTTTGTAAAACTTGAAGTAATCAATATTGccgtacatatgtataatgtgCGACATATGACAAGAACAAATGTGTTTGTACACAACGCTTATTTCATCATGTTGTACTTAacgttaatctttattatacaAACGAGAAGGtttgttaattacaaaaaGAGTTTGAAGATTACATacgaaactgttttaaaatttggGTATTCCTCATATGAGATAATACTTTATTGATAagatcttctttttttcctttagGGTTATGTGGTATCAAATGTTTCGTTAACCATTCACTCAGAACACTACCTTTTAGCTGATGTAATTTGTGATCTTTTGCCATTTTCTCCACATCTATGCATTGATTCTATTAAACAAAAcgtaatacatat
This is a stretch of genomic DNA from Augochlora pura isolate Apur16 unplaced genomic scaffold, APUR_v2.2.1 APUR_unplaced_246, whole genome shotgun sequence. It encodes these proteins:
- the Rnf146 gene encoding ring finger protein 146 isoform X2, which codes for MAQAKLNSQDKAGSTLKDKETESDEKEGSTIIPECAVCLQPCIYPAKLPCNHVYCYLCVKGVANQSKRCPMCRQEIPPDFLDRPQLVEVEEAHKELDSSEEEYHWFYEGRNGWWQYDQRTSHELETAYKQGKRNCELLIAGFLYIADFGSMLQLRRNDPSRRRKIKRDLYNVPKKGVAGLRLNNQDEDIIREIRGAERPASPVSDNMGTGDGTNTPIPPSNTPQTPAGGTASGDATPLNDRMEQRSDSLHQVLEQMRSLVLREHLSSSTDNELEETEEGESLSTHPIL
- the Rnf146 gene encoding ring finger protein 146 isoform X1 — encoded protein: MGSKDPNCIATLIMAQAKLNSQDKAGSTLKDKETESDEKEGSTIIPECAVCLQPCIYPAKLPCNHVYCYLCVKGVANQSKRCPMCRQEIPPDFLDRPQLVEVEEAHKELDSSEEEYHWFYEGRNGWWQYDQRTSHELETAYKQGKRNCELLIAGFLYIADFGSMLQLRRNDPSRRRKIKRDLYNVPKKGVAGLRLNNQDEDIIREIRGAERPASPVSDNMGTGDGTNTPIPPSNTPQTPAGGTASGDATPLNDRMEQRSDSLHQVLEQMRSLVLREHLSSSTDNELEETEEGESLSTHPIL
- the Rnf146 gene encoding ring finger protein 146 isoform X3, which encodes MGSKDPNCIATLIMAQAKLNSQDKAGSTLKDKETESDEKEGSTIIPECAVCLQPCIYPAKLPCNHVYCYLCVKGVANQSKRCPMCRQEIPPDFLDRPQLVEVEEAHKELDSSEEEYHWFYEGRNGWWKYDSRTNKDLETMYNLGWWQYDQRTSHELETAYKQGKRNCELLIAGFLYIADFGSMLQLRRNDPSRRRKIKRDLYNVPKKGVAGLRLNNQDEDIIREIRGAERPASPVSDNMGTGDGTNTPIPPSNTPQTPAGGTASGDATPLNDRMEQRSDSLHQVLEQMRSLVLREHLSSSTDNELEETEEGESLSTHPIL